One Bos mutus isolate GX-2022 chromosome 21, NWIPB_WYAK_1.1, whole genome shotgun sequence genomic window, AAGGGTTATTTAGACCTCAAGCAGTCATAGACTCTGAAAGTTCAGGCAAACTTTTGACAGATCAACTCTTCAAAAACAATTTGATTTCAATCTTGCAATTTATCCCTTTCCCCCCCAACACCGTAAATCAActtaccccaataaaaattataaaataatgggaaaaaaaccaATTTGATTCCATTTGGTGCCATGTGCCACTAGGTACACCTGTACTTCTTTTCTAGACACACACCTTAGGTTTGCTGTAAGCATATTTACTCCCTTTGTGgtcctctctgtctttctctcactGATTTGACTGTGCCCCTCTGACCTTCATGCTTTTGGTGGACAGGCCACACTTCAACTCTTCTTCTCTCAGTcatattgttctttaaaaaatcttagttGGGCATCCAACTCCTACCTAACCTTTATCCTAAACCACTCGAATCCATTCACATGTTTTAACAGTGAGAGTGACAACTATAACACAGATTTGATTTTTGCCTGAGAATGTGATTTAATTAGCCTTCTGTTTTATTTACCAATTGGGGGTTCAGATGTAGTTACATATCAACATACTTCTGTATTCTGTTCATTCCTGGATACAAACCagtcaaatattttctgagttcatctctttcctgtttgttttcctaAATGCAGCCACAGCACCCAACACTTCTGCTACCAATGTACTGTTTCCTAACTTCAGAGTCACTGGGTTCATTAGGTGCAGGATCTGCTCAAGTCACTACAAAAAGGGCTTTTTCCAAATGCTTTTCCATTATATCACACTTCTTTCCAACGTCCCCAGTATTAGCTTCCTCAAGTTCTGAATCATTCAGGATAGAACAGGTTACAATCTGTTACATTCAGGATAGAACAGGTTACAATCCAGAATCTCGGTGTCCTAACAGCAGAAATACCTTCTCCTGTTACATGACTGAAGCAGGTCAAATGGGTTTTGCCTcaggcttggggcttccctgatagctcagttggtaaagaatccacctggaatgcaggagattccggttcgattcctggttggaagattcccctggagaagggagaggctacccgctccagtattcctgggcttcccttgtggctcagctggtaaagaatccaagagcaatgtgggagacctgggttcaatccctgggttgggaagattccctggagaagggaaaggctacccactccagtattctggcctggagaattccaaggactgtacagtccacggtgctgcaaagaggcggacacgactgagggacgcgcactttcactttcaggttcaCTCAGGCTGCTGCGGTTTTGTTgataagccgtgtctgactctttgctacttcattgactgtagcccaccaggctagaattcagatttcccaggcaagaataccagagtggattgccagtctcttctccaggggattttcccaacccagggcctgaacccaggtctcccacattggcaggtgggttctgtactGTCCTGAGATGTCAGACAACCTCAAAACCCCATATCCTGTCCACTACACTGCAGACACCCCCTCCAAGCCTGGGTGGATCCTACTTTCTGCTCTGTTTATGTGGGCTCCATGGTGAGCTGTTTTTCCGTAAACCACACAGTAGAGTCAGACTAGAAGAACAGTCATGATTtacaagagaatgaaagaaaaacttaaaaagaaaaaaattttaacagtcCTAAGCCAAGGAAAAAAAGCcaaatttaaacaaatttgtGCCCGTAACTTTACATAAACTTCCATACCTAATTATCACACTACCATACACAGTAACAGGCATCAACcgttttataggtgaagaaaggTCTGTGTACAACTTAGTCTCCTTAAATTTGTAAGTTAGGCAGACTCTGAACCCAAGTAGTCTGATTCCCAAATAGGCATGGTTAATCACTAAGACTTTTATCAACTTTTCCATGACccacagaaatatattttacatcatAATCTAGTATAAAAGTAAAGCAACTTCAACGAAACACTATTTACCTCAATGATATGTagcaaaaattgttttttttccttacaatgctggttttcagtcatgaaatttatttctcatgactTAGGGTTAAAATAAATGCACAATgctaaactgctttaaaaatacagtatttattataactatagtagcaaaaaaaaattgaacaaaatgGTCAGCTACACAGCATAGTAATTATCAAtgtaaaaaattatttggaaaaactaCAATACGCACATTACTTAGAATGACTCAAAATGCTTATATgcatagaaaacagattttttaaatagctgcGTTAAAGTAAAAGGGAATATAGGCAATTACATTTTCAATTTATAAAGACTTTTCCTTTACAGAGTGGGGCAGTTCAAAGGCCGGACAAGGGCCAGTTCGCTTATATTTCCTTGGCAGTTCCAGATCAGGGTAGTAAGTTTTCCAATTCGCTTTACAAACCTAACAAGGTTACACCAAAAAACACAGACactgaagcaaaacaaaacaagtcaCCCTCTAAATAAAAGTTTAGAATCAAAATGACTTAAAACATTACAAGAAGAAAAGTTTGCAAACACGTCCTGGAACTACCACGAATTTAAACAAGCAAGACgcttcctcccacctccagccCTTCCCCCCGGGGAGGGAGCGGGCCCTGGGCTGTGCCTCAGATTTCAAGAGACAGGAGAAAGGGTTGgggcaggggcagtggctggACTCGGGCCCGCGGGCTGGGGTCTGGCCCTGGCCTCCTCGTCCGCCAAAGCCTCGCAGTACTGCGCCGGCCAGTCCTTGGGGTCCTGGTGGTGGATTTTAGCCACGAACTTGAGCACCTTCATCTTGCTGGTCTCCAGGTTGGTGCGCGGGCCCCACTGGAGCTCGTAGTCCACGGGGTCCGTGTGCGGGATGCGCCGGTAATCCAGGTATCGCTGCCGCACGAAGTCCTCGGTGATGAGCTTCTTGGGGTCCCCGAAGATGAGGTGCTTCTTGGTGGGGTGTACCCCGAGGCGCCGCAGGAAGTCCCAGACCTCGGTCTCCTTGATGCTGTTGCCTTTCATGAAGATGAGCCCCAGAACGATCATGAGAAGCCCAGTGGTGGGCGTGCCCTGGTCGCCGCGCACCTCCGCATCCTCTTCCACCGGTTCCAACGTGTTGACCAGAATGTAGGTGTTGCTGCGCGGCTCCAGCTCCACCAGCCGGTACCCGAACACGTACTCCAGGCGCTCGGCCGCCCGCCGCAGCAGCTCTGGGAGCACGTCCTTGTAGTCGCCGACCACGTGCCGCAGGATGTCGGTGCGGCGGATAGGGATCTTCCTCTGGTCCTTGATCAACAAGAACTGCACCAGCTCCGCCACCTTCAGCTCCAGCTGCTTCTGCGAGCGCGGCCCCGGGGCGGGGGAGGCCTGGGCCCGACGCTGCGACGCGGCGCCGCCAGGCCCGCGAGACGTACTCGGGGCCTCCTCGCCGCCGCCACCCGGCTCCCGCTCGACCTGGGAGCTGGGGCGGCCCCGGCTCTTCGGCTTTTGCGACATGTCGCGGCGGCGAGACCCCGACCGCGCGGACTCCCACTAACCGGCAGCGGTGCCAGGGATTGAAGGTCGGTTAGCCGTTAGTCCGCGTAGCTGTGGGCGGGCCCTGAGAAGCGGTTGTGTCACGGAAGCTGCGGGCTTGCGTCACGGAGGCTGCGCGTTGCGTCATCAAGGCCGCGCCGCGTCTAGAGGTCGCTTCCGTCTGGTCGGCggccgcgggcggcggcggcggtaaTAAGCTGGTACTCCTTGCAGCCTTGCGGGTTTTCTTATGACTAAGTGTCGTccttattcggagaaggcaatggcaccccactccagtactcttgcctggaaaatcccatggacggaggagcctggtaggctgcagtccattgggtcgcgaagagtcggacacaactgagcgacttcactttcacttttcactttcatgcattggagaaggaaatgacaacccacttcagtgttcttgcctggagaatcccagggaaggcggagcctggtgggctcccgtctctggggttgcacagagttggacacgactgaagcgacttagcagcagcagtcgtCCTTATTACCAAACCCTGCAGATGGCGAACAGGAAGCAGAGCTCCTGAGCTAGTGTGCGGCTTGGATGAGGATCGCACCCAGGCCAGGGTTGTAGAAACTTGAGAGTCGAGAGCTCTGAGATTAGGGCTGTTTGTAGGTGAAGGAAACTCCCAGGATGAATATGGGAGAAAAATACGGCGAAGAGcgtggaaaggaaggaagagcaaTTTTTTTTCCACACAAAACTGGGcgtaaagagaattaaaagaccCCAAGGACTACTAGTTGGCCTTCGCCAGCCCCTTCTCACCATTTTCCACCAGTTACTTTCTCTAAAGCCCGAGTCTGTTTAGAAACAATGGTAAACACAGCCTCGTCTCGCAAGCAGGGCTCTCCCGGTCTCTTCACCTTTCAGCCTTGATACTCTGTGTAATCAACTCTGTCAGCCGGACAGCTATGGCACAGTCAACCCAGAAAGCACGATGAGTGGAGGGGTTTTGCTTGGTCTGGGGAGTATTATCTCTTGGAAGCACGTGCTCATGGAAAGCATGGGCCTTGAGCTCACAACCACAAATTTGGCAGAAATGGCTAAGAGAATGCTACCAACAGAGAAGTCGGTCTCAAGAGACTACCATTTAATTTGGGGCATCTCTGACCAAGAATTGCTAACATGTTAGTCTCTAGCCTTAGAGATTAACGAGAAAGCGAAAACTCCAGGTTATCATCCCTCATAATCTGTGAAACgtctactttatatttttaattgtgccGCTTTAGTAACCAACGTGAGTCATTTCATTAACTCAAACCATCTGTAATCTGCtgtcattactgctgctgctgctgctaagtcgcctcagtcgtgtccgattctgtgcgaccctatagacggcagcccaccaggctaccccgtctccaggcaagaatactggagtgggttgccatttccttctccaatgcatgaaagtgaaaagtgaaagtgaagtcgctcagttgtgtctgactcttcgcagaccccatggactgcagcctaccaggctcctccgtccatgggattttccaggcaagagtactggagtgggttgctaggaTCCACAGATCCTagcaaatgtgttccttttctaTTTACTGACTTGCAAAGACGAAACTTAATTTCCCTCTTTGTCTTCTTAAAGCTACCAGAAAGTGGGTAAACTGTTCAAAGAACCAAATCGAGTTCCTCTTTAATGCAAATATACTCAAAGGAAAGCAATTCACAACACATTATTTGAATAATAACATCAAAACACAACcttattaaaatttcattaaatgttggtagcataaaattttgttgtAATTTACTATGAAAATGCAATCTGATAATGGCGCTGGAAAAGCAATactaaatgtaaaatgatattcTGTGTTGTGATGCAAGTATGCTAAAATCTGGTAAACTATGAGTAATAACTTTCTGTTCCACACAAGATCTAACAATATATCCCCAAGCATCAATCTTAATGGCAGAAGCCTGCTAAGAAAAACGAATGTATCATCAAggcactcatttttttctttcacaatgGGACAATCcatctgcttcagtttccttgcaaattaaaatttaaactcaAGTGCAAAGAAACCTCCTACAGTTGAGAATCCTGCAAAAGGTCCCTTCAGAAAGATCAATTGTATCTcgagtttaaaaaaatctaccaaaAGATGACAGAAATGGGAAATAAGAGGAAAGCCATTGTCAACTGCTGGGCTGGGGTATTTTTTAGTGTTTTGTCTTGCTCAGGTAGTCACTTCAGTTACCCAGTAATCCCACAGGTCTAGCGACCCCTGTGACTATGAAAATCAGcagtgtccatcaccaacatcttTGCCCAGATAGCAGATTGTCATACTCAAaatgggtggaaaaaaaaaaataccagttttAAGTCTTAAAACACCTCTCTACACAGTGTCTGGAAAATAGAGACGTAAATTAATAGGATTAGGGTGATGTTTTAAGCACTGCAGGGAGACGTCTCCCAGGCCACATTCCACCTCAGGCTGACACTGGAAGCTGTTGTGATGAGGATGGTGGTAATAACACTAACAGTAATAACAAATATAAACAGCAGCAGCTATTGATCACCACAAAGGTAACCTTGGATCAAACCTTGTAAGTAGTCTtggtattacctcatttaatctccACAACAGCCCTGCGAGGCCTATGCTTTTATGACCTTTtcacacagatgaagaaactgaggcacagagaagaatGTTAACTGTAGCAAGGACCTGAAGCAAGGAAGTTGAAGCTGTGGATCTGAACGAAAGCAGGCAGCCTGCCTCCAGAGACTGCTTTCAACCATATGCTGAGCACACAGAGAACACAGATACCAGGACCTTGAAAAATAAAGGTTTGGGAGTCAGATGGATCTAGATTAGAGGGAAAGCTGCTGACACTCCCTTCCGTTTccaaatcaacaaaatgagaCTACTAGTCCAGGCTTCAGGGGACTAAGAGTGAGAGGTTTGCCAAAACCTAGCACAGGGCCTGTGTTTCCTTCAGGGGTTTTATGTTAAACAGTCCTCCCTTGGCTTCTGGCAACTGGTGCCAGAAGCCCCTCAGATATGAAAATACTTAGATGCTCAAGGCTCTTATACAAAATGGCATAGAATCTCCATATAACCCATGCACGTCAGCAAACACCTCtagattattttaatatctatatgATATAAATGCTAGGCAAACAGTTATAAGTACAATTTAACTGCTATATAAATAATTGCCAGCACTCAGCAAATttaagttttgattttttggcactttatggatttttcttttttctcatattttcgaTCTGCAATTGTTtaaatccacagatgcagaacctGTGGCTATGGTGGACCAATGGTATTTGAGGGCTGTCAAAGCTGTATGTAGAAAGAGGTTTACTGCAGTGAAGCACATGTACACAGAAATCAGGGAAGAGTCTGGAAAAAATTACCAATGtgctattaattttcttttaaaaagtgaaattcaatGTTGATTTTCTTGACTGggagataaatgaaaaatatactttcaGTGAATTTTAACTTCATTGTGACATCATGCCTTAGAAGTTGCACACATTCAAGTTGTAAGTAAATTCATCAAACTCAAGTGACTATGATATTTATGACTTTTTGTTCAGCCAGTGGAGGAATAAGAACaaatggttaaaaaagaaaaacatgtgcaAACACTTTATGTTAATGACCTTAGTATTTTTATTACTTGACCCcccaaaaaatttttatttgaggcAAAAACTAAGCTAGCTGAGATTTCAAGTCCATTGAACAAAGAAATGCCTAGTATATACTGCTCTTTAGATGCTTCTAAGTAATTGATTGCTTTATTTCATCTCCTTGGTAGCAAATGTCTGCTAAGAAGCTCTAATCATCTCTATTATCTACTAGATTCTTCTCTTCATTCAGCGGAAGTTCTTACAGAAATAGAAgaaggttttaaattttatgactTCAACCTAGTGCAAAAAGCAGGtaggtaatatatatatttcagtgcaCTGACATATGTACACCACCATGGGTAAAATAGATATCTggcgggaagctgctgtatagcacagggagctcagctcagtgctctctgATCACTTACAGGCATGAGatggaagggtgggagggaggctcatgaTGGAGGGGAgatatatgtacttatatatacttatgactgattcacattactgtacagcagaaaccaacacaacttaaaaagaaaagcaggtaGAGACTTTTGGGGATGAAAAGCAATGATAAAGCATGCAGTCGTCATGTATAAacagtttctctgttttttccaaTGGAAAGAAGTAGATGGAGCACAATACGTGAACATAGTAgttggggtgggtgggtaggCAGATGCTATGTCAGTGCATATGGCAGGAAAAGCAATCCGGATAGTTTCATGCTTTTAATGAAACCCCTTGTATGTGCTCACATGTAACTAAGATCCATCATGGTTAAATCATATGATAAGACTACCTAATAACACTTTGTCCCTCAGGAAAGAATATGTTAAGTGGCAACAGAGCCTTCTATGGGTGGTGAAAGGGAGTGGAGAGGTGAGCTCAATGAGGCAGCGTCCTTCAAGTGTTGTAGCCATTTGGCCCAGAAGCCTCCTCTTGGACTCTTTTCAAGAGATATGCATCCTGCAATCACCCAGGGTCTTTTACTTAGGAAAACCATCAAGGCTTATTAAGCTAAAAGGTTACAAACACATAAGGTCTTATTAGTGGCCAATAAGTTGCTGTTTATTTGCTTGCTCTGCCCTCTTTTCTGTatctgtccttccccatctctccGAGGCCCCCTTTTCCTGCTTGCACACGGCTCAGTGACCGGTCAGGAGTCCAAGCAGTGTCCTCTCAGGGGTTCACACAGGTTCTCTTTCCTCCTAGTGAACAAGCTGATGGGTGATGTATGCCCAGCCAGGTTTGCCTTCGCTAGGGGAGTCACCTGTCTCAGGTGCAAGCCAATTCAGAGGAGATCTAAGAGATGGAGGAGCAGTCCCCATGCTGCTGTCTGAATCCCGAGATCCAGAGTTCAGGGTCAGACTCCTGGGAAGAGCTAGTTACTGAAACAAGTAAAATCCCCTCCTTCTGCTGTACCTCCCTGAGAGTAGATTACCCTCACTCGAAACTGAGCAAATTCTAAACCCATTCTCTCAGGGAAAACAGGGTGCTGAAGAATGAGCCTTGTTTCATAGGAATGGAACTCGACGAGGTATCGTTACCTATGTTAACCAAAAATTCCCAGAATGGAGACCTACTGGATATAAAGAGGTGTTTGTTGGAGATTTTTTGGCACCGCAGGCCTGGAGACACAGATCCAAGAAAAACTTGAATTGTGTTCCCCCAGATGACAAAATGAGGGAGGCTTtacaaaggcagaaaaagacaagGTTACATAAGTGATCAAAAATTAGGATCAGAGATGGCAGGAAGCAAGGGTGCTTGTTAAGTTAGGACTGGTTGGGATTAGAAATGACTACATAGTTGTGGAGCAGGGCTTTAAAAATACAAGGTTGTCACTGGCAGCTCCCTGcacatattttgaaaactatgCCAGGCTACCGACCCAGCCAACTCTAGAGCAGTCCACCTCTGGGTTTATCATTTAAGTCAGTAACTACTTTTGCTGTTTCAGCTTTTGTGAATTTGTTTTTATATCACTTGCGGCTAAAAGCAGCTCCAGAGCACCTCAACTGACACCTGTAGATGTAGGAGTCCCAAGGTACCAGTCCTTCCACCTGGCTCTGAGATCTGTAGCCATTCGAATGTAGGCTTGAGATGCTGCTGAAGCTCAGGTAGTGGAGCAagatcacagccaaaaataaataaaaaataaatggatatataaattaaaaaaaaaaatgatcaggcAAAGAAAACTCTTAAGATGCATAGtgatttgaaggcaggagagagctGAATTCTAGAACAGATGGCTACCACGGGGCAGAACTAATGGAGGAAACAAATAGTCCATATAATGGAAACATAATGAGAACACATAAGGAGATATTATTAGAGCACAACAAACTGCTTCTAGAACAGAATAatgcttgatttttttcacttaaaacttCAGTAGAGGCACCATAAAAGAGAACATTCCCTGCAGAAAACCAAATTACTATTTTAGGAGGCTCAAATGAAAGACATGTCATATAATACAGAACAAAAAGTTAACGAAATGAAAATCACAAATGAAATATCAAGTTATGAAGGGTAGAAGCAGGAGGcacaataagtaaataatttacaagtttggggaagaaaaaaaatgacaagaagCAAACAACATCAAAGAAGAAGCAATTCGGGTTTTCTGTTTGAAAGTGTTCTGAAAAGGCATACTTTAGATACGTGCTGGCAGATTTTCTGAATTTGAAGAAGAGACAAAAATCATATAAGCATGAAAccacaaagacaaaa contains:
- the NSMCE3 gene encoding non-structural maintenance of chromosomes element 3 homolog; translation: MSQKPKSRGRPSSQVEREPGGGGEEAPSTSRGPGGAASQRRAQASPAPGPRSQKQLELKVAELVQFLLIKDQRKIPIRRTDILRHVVGDYKDVLPELLRRAAERLEYVFGYRLVELEPRSNTYILVNTLEPVEEDAEVRGDQGTPTTGLLMIVLGLIFMKGNSIKETEVWDFLRRLGVHPTKKHLIFGDPKKLITEDFVRQRYLDYRRIPHTDPVDYELQWGPRTNLETSKMKVLKFVAKIHHQDPKDWPAQYCEALADEEARARPQPAGPSPATAPAPTLSPVS